The nucleotide window AGAATATTTGCGTGAATTGTATGACATGTGTTGAAATCATTACCGGCGACTTTGAATAATAATGGGATGATAGGAGGTCGTTCCGGTTGTCCAGAAACCGAGGCTCAGTAGATGAAGTTAGCTTGTGCGGATATAGCGAGCCTGTATCGGGGAAGTTTTGGTAATAGGGCCATCACGAATAGGTTGAAACTCAAAGTAATGAAAATGATCGCTGTGACACTTTAATAGCGAGAAATGGGGGTATTGAGAATCTCATATTTTATTAAGGCGTTGATAAAATTGAATCCCTATCGTCGATTTCATAGAGGGAGCGCGTATTGATATAACAGCAATTATCATCAAACCCTCCGATTACTATGTGTGTTACTTTCTTTGGCAACAGGATTGACGAACAGATTGAGGGTGTCGATGGGGCGGATCCTGCTAGACGGTCATCCCTTTGTAATCGCGGCGGTAATGTAATCTGTTCTCGCGGACTGTCGGCCCAATGACGACGCGCTACCTCCACGCCCCGACCGGCATCCACGCCCAGCCGAACGCGGACGGCGATTGGCGCTGCCAAGGCATCCAAACGCGTGGATTTCTCCCTCAGAATCCTCCGAACAAATGTTCGAACAATGTTCGTTTGTTCAACATCTGACCCGCGTTCCGTGATACGCTCATCCCATCGTCAATGCAGCCCCAACCGGCGCGGACCTCTCCCGCGACAGGCTAGGCCGCGGCATACCTCGGCGCCGGTTTTCGGCCGCCATTAAACGCAAAAAAATGCGCCGTCATTATCCGGAGTAATCCATACGCCGTCTTAAAATCCTCCATCCATCGTCAAGCCCTATCCATGTCCGAATAAGCGTCCCAGCGCAGTCGTACTCACGATACCCGCTGTCCGCTCTTCCTGGTTGCTGGCTGCCGGTCGCCGACAGCTGGCCGCTGGTCGCTGACCGCTGGCCACCAAACCCGGTATAATGCCGCGGGGTAACCGCGATTGACTAGAGAATAGGGAATGCGATGGCTGTTGGACTGGAAAAATCAGGTCGCTGGGTGTTGTGGGTGCCGCTGGTTGCAGCGGTGCTGGTCTTAGGAGTCCTGGCGGGTACACACCCGGCCTCGGCGGATACTGCATATACGGTAAACACCGCCGCCGACGCGGTGGACGCCACTATCGGGGACGGCCTGTGTCTCACGGCGGCCGGCAAGTGCAGCCTGCGCGCCGCGATTCAGGAGGCGAACGCCAATCCGGACCTTACCGTGATTACGCTCAAGGAGAAGACGCACAAAATCACGATCCTCGGCACGGATGAGGACGCCAGGCGCGACCGGCGACTTCGATCTCAGCTCCCCGATCACCATTCAGGGCGTCACCGCCGCAACCTCCATCGTCGACGCCAATTTCATCGACCGCGCCTTTGATCTCCACGCTGACGCGGCGCTGACCCTCATGAATGCCACGGTTCGCAACGGATTTACGGCCGGACAGGGCGGCGCGATCGCGGCGGAAGTCGCGGGGACGTCGGTCACGGCCACCAATGTGGTTTTTCAGGGCAACAATTCTCAGGGGGCGGGCGGCGCGGCCAGCGCGGTCAATGGCGGGACACTGGTGATTCAGCGCAGCACGTTCGTCGATAACCTTGCCCCGCAGGGCGGCGCGCTCTATTTCTATGATTCGGGGATAGCGCCATCTTCGACAGCCTGTTCGACGACAACAGCGCGGAATATGGCGGCGCGATCACGACCTATCTCTCGACCCTCGTGATCGAGGACACCCGTTTTGAGGACAACCTGGCCGAGTGCTACACCCTGCTGGGCTGTGATCCGCTCTTGATGGAAGGCGGCGCGATTTACGCCGGGACCTTTGATCCCGGATTTGGCGGCACTATCACGCTCAACCGTGTCGGTTTCCATCGTAACGCCTCTACCGGCTGGGCGGGCGGGTTCTCGCTCTATAACGCCGTGCTCAACATCGACGCCTCGAGCTTCGACTCCAATACCGCTGTGCAGGGGGCCGGTGCGGGCTACACCTTCGGCTCCGACGGCAGTATCACCAACAGCGCCTTCACCAACAACTCGGCAACCGGCGCGAGGCGGGTGGGCGGGGCGGTCTATTTCCAGGACAGCGCGTTTACCGTGTCCGTATCCACCTTCTCCGGAAATTCGGCGTTCTCCGGGGGCGGGGTCTACGTGTCCGGCGATGCGCCGCCCAGAGCGCGCGTGAATGACACCTCGTTTCAGCATGTCACCATCGCCAATAACACCGCCACTGATGGCGGCGGGCTGTGGTTGGTCACAGGTGGCGGCGGCCTGACCCTGACCGCTTCGATTATCGATGGCAATACGGCCTCCAGTCTGGGGCCGGACTGCGGCGGCGCGACCATCACCATCAGTTGGACGCTCATTTCCAACGATACCGACTGCGCCTTGACCGGGACCAACAATATCCTCGACCAATCGGCCGGTCTAGCCGCGCTCAGCTATGGCATCAACGGCACGACGCTCGGCCATGTGCCGATGATGGCCAGCCCGGTGCTGGTGGCCGAAACCGCCTGTACCATCTTGTTTGACCAGCACGATAACCTGATGCCTTTCGGTGCCCCCTGTACGCTGGGCGCGGTCAGCGGCCTCGATCGCAACCTGCTCACTAACGGCAGTTTCGAGTCGGGCATTTCGGGCTGGACGGTTGTTTCGCCGGATGGCAAAGACAAGACCGTCAGCACCACGCCCTATGCAGGCACCCGCGCCTTCGTATTCAAAGGCGTCCCCGGCAAGACCTCCGCGATCCGCCAGGTCGTCAACGGCGCCGTTCTCACCGCCATCCA belongs to Candidatus Flexicrinis proximus and includes:
- a CDS encoding CSLREA domain-containing protein, which produces MAVGLEKSGRWVLWVPLVAAVLVLGVLAGTHPASADTAYTVNTAADAVDATIGDGLCLTAAGKCSLRAAIQEANANPDLTVITLKEKTHKITILGTDEDARRDRRLRSQLPDHHSGRHRRNLHRRRQFHRPRL